A genomic region of Azoarcus sp. KH32C contains the following coding sequences:
- a CDS encoding BON domain-containing protein, with product MQSITRRSFVLALLATAMSTACSAGPTKESTGEYLDDSVITTKVKSAFVADKTVKAMDIKVETFKGVVQLSGFANSQTEIDRAVEVARGVKGVQSVKNDIRLKSSQG from the coding sequence ATGCAAAGCATTACTCGAAGGTCTTTCGTGCTTGCCCTGCTCGCCACTGCCATGAGCACTGCCTGCAGCGCGGGCCCGACCAAGGAAAGCACCGGCGAATACCTCGATGACAGCGTGATCACGACCAAGGTCAAGAGTGCATTCGTCGCCGACAAGACCGTGAAGGCGATGGACATCAAGGTCGAGACCTTCAAGGGCGTCGTCCAGCTGTCCGGCTTTGCGAACTCGCAGACGGAAATCGACCGCGCCGTCGAAGTCGCGCGTGGCGTCAAGGGCGTGCAGTCGGTCAAGAACGATATCCGGCTGAAGAGCAGTCAGGGCTGA
- a CDS encoding EF-hand domain-containing protein yields MKTALSIVALVLAGALPLGANGADATKSAPATGTGSTTGQVTPSQTTPSATTPAELGKPEVPPLFKELDKNRDGQITRDEAKRSAEILSTFDSLDTDHNGKVSLLEWNAGEMQKPHSKQ; encoded by the coding sequence ATGAAAACCGCCCTCAGTATCGTTGCATTGGTACTCGCCGGTGCGCTGCCGCTCGGCGCAAACGGGGCCGATGCGACCAAGTCGGCACCGGCTACGGGTACCGGTTCCACGACCGGGCAAGTCACGCCGTCCCAGACCACGCCTTCCGCCACGACCCCCGCTGAACTGGGCAAGCCGGAAGTGCCGCCGCTGTTCAAGGAGTTGGACAAGAACAGGGACGGCCAGATCACCCGTGACGAGGCCAAGCGCTCGGCCGAAATCCTGAGCACCTTCGACTCGCTGGACACCGATCACAACGGAAAGGTTTCGCTGCTGGAATGGAATGCCGGTGAGATGCAGAAGCCGCATTCCAAGCAGTAA
- a CDS encoding phospholipid-binding protein MlaC produces the protein MIRQLRAALVSLPLLFSPLASMAAQEAPDALVKNVTDDVLSILKQDKDLQAGDHRKAMSLIEDKVSPHFDFPRMTSLAVGQGWRQANPGQREALTREFRTLLVRTYANALTSYRNQTVTVKPSPGAPKDGDTSVHTEINQPGTKPIAVDYRLAKSGDTWKVFDVAIDNVSLVTNYRGSFATEISKGGPDGLIKSLQDKNRGAPPQPSKG, from the coding sequence ATGATCCGACAACTTCGAGCCGCATTAGTAAGCCTGCCGCTGCTGTTCTCGCCGCTTGCGTCGATGGCAGCCCAGGAGGCGCCGGATGCGCTGGTCAAGAACGTGACCGACGACGTGCTTTCGATCCTTAAGCAGGACAAGGACTTGCAGGCAGGCGACCATCGCAAGGCGATGTCGCTGATCGAGGACAAGGTCAGCCCGCACTTCGACTTCCCGCGCATGACGAGCCTGGCGGTCGGCCAAGGATGGCGGCAGGCGAACCCGGGCCAGCGTGAAGCGCTGACCCGCGAGTTCCGTACCTTGCTGGTCCGTACTTACGCGAACGCGCTGACGTCCTACCGCAACCAGACCGTCACGGTGAAGCCGTCGCCGGGCGCACCGAAGGACGGCGATACCTCGGTCCATACCGAGATCAACCAGCCCGGCACGAAGCCGATCGCGGTCGATTACCGGCTCGCCAAGAGCGGCGATACCTGGAAGGTCTTCGACGTCGCGATCGACAACGTCAGCCTGGTCACCAATTACCGCGGCAGCTTCGCCACGGAAATCTCCAAAGGCGGCCCTGACGGCCTGATCAAGAGCCTTCAGGACAAGAACCGCGGCGCACCGCCGCAACCCAGCAAGGGCTGA
- a CDS encoding CHASE3 domain-containing protein, whose amino-acid sequence MKLIKPTRADVLAERIARHGRHALLALGCGLVVLLLVSSFGQAGASLDALEELQLQAERTGRLDSMLIQLVDAESGVRGYLLTRNRAYLEPYLNSLATVKYTLEDLRQDPVTWQHSEGDLAQLAGLIALKMRIMSDEVARGRVDDEAPAAGDGRRYMDGIRKTLADVKRRTLAHGQRSLEESIEHVEHTRWVVATLSGGALVLLLILFVTFRRQVRLREQIAGLLHEENRRLDSLVRARTAELSDLATYLTNAREAEQAHLARELHDELGALLTAARMDIAWIMRKLDPAALVPHRERFDRLISTIESGIALKRRITDDLRPPLLQELGLVAALRTLGDEFAKGAGVKVTLDLPDTDLDLPADAALALFRIAQEALTNIRRHAAARHVKLALQPLHDSLRLIIEDDGTGFEPEAAPKGHHGMAGMRHRMQMLSGDLHVDSMPGDGTRIVASLPATVRYATMSP is encoded by the coding sequence ATGAAACTGATCAAACCGACTCGTGCCGACGTCCTCGCCGAGCGCATCGCCCGCCACGGCCGCCACGCCTTGCTCGCGCTCGGCTGCGGGCTGGTGGTCCTGCTCCTCGTATCGAGTTTCGGGCAGGCAGGGGCCAGCCTCGATGCACTGGAGGAACTCCAGCTCCAGGCCGAACGGACCGGGCGGCTCGACAGCATGCTGATCCAGCTCGTCGACGCCGAGAGCGGCGTGCGCGGCTACCTGCTTACCCGCAACCGCGCCTACCTCGAGCCCTACCTGAACAGCCTCGCGACCGTGAAGTACACCCTCGAGGACCTGCGCCAGGACCCGGTGACCTGGCAGCACAGCGAAGGCGACCTCGCCCAGCTCGCCGGACTTATCGCGCTCAAGATGCGCATCATGTCCGACGAGGTCGCGCGCGGACGCGTCGATGACGAGGCGCCCGCGGCGGGGGACGGCCGGCGTTACATGGATGGCATCCGCAAGACGCTGGCGGACGTCAAGCGCCGCACGCTCGCGCACGGACAGCGTTCGCTGGAGGAGTCGATCGAGCACGTCGAGCATACGCGCTGGGTCGTCGCGACCTTGTCCGGCGGCGCGCTGGTCCTGCTGCTGATCCTGTTCGTGACCTTCCGTCGGCAGGTGCGCCTGCGCGAACAGATCGCCGGGTTGCTGCACGAGGAGAACCGGCGCCTCGACAGCCTGGTCCGTGCGCGGACGGCGGAGCTATCGGATCTCGCCACCTACCTCACCAACGCCCGTGAAGCCGAACAGGCGCATCTCGCGCGTGAATTGCACGACGAACTCGGCGCGTTGCTGACCGCCGCTCGGATGGACATCGCATGGATCATGCGCAAGCTCGATCCGGCCGCCCTCGTGCCGCACCGCGAGCGCTTCGACCGGTTGATCAGCACCATCGAAAGCGGCATCGCGCTCAAGCGCCGCATCACCGACGACCTGCGTCCGCCCTTGCTCCAGGAACTGGGGCTCGTCGCGGCGCTGCGCACGCTCGGCGACGAGTTCGCCAAGGGCGCCGGCGTGAAGGTCACGCTCGATCTGCCGGACACCGACCTCGACCTGCCCGCCGACGCCGCGCTCGCCTTGTTCCGCATCGCCCAGGAAGCGCTCACCAATATCCGCCGCCATGCCGCCGCGCGCCACGTCAAGCTGGCGCTACAGCCGTTGCACGACAGTCTGCGTCTGATCATCGAGGACGACGGCACCGGATTCGAACCCGAGGCTGCCCCCAAGGGGCATCACGGCATGGCCGGCATGCGCCACCGCATGCAGATGCTGAGCGGCGACCTCCACGTCGACAGCATGCCCGGCGACGGCACACGCATCGTCGCGAGCCTGCCGGCGACCGTGCGTTACGCGACGATGAGCCCGTGA
- a CDS encoding glycine zipper 2TM domain-containing protein, with amino-acid sequence MKQLISILAIVTAAFSVSACSTTGGTVLGAAAGAGVGSAATHGSTAGAVGGAAVGGIIGHELSK; translated from the coding sequence ATGAAACAGCTGATTTCCATTCTCGCGATTGTGACCGCTGCCTTTAGCGTCTCCGCCTGTTCCACCACCGGCGGCACCGTGCTCGGTGCCGCGGCCGGTGCGGGCGTAGGTAGCGCGGCGACCCACGGCTCCACCGCAGGCGCGGTGGGTGGCGCAGCCGTCGGCGGCATCATCGGTCACGAACTGAGCAAGTAA
- a CDS encoding integron integrase yields the protein MNSIYTAPKHAAIPSFDQPRPVKLLDQVRERIRYKHYSIRTEQAYVYWIRLFVRHNGLRHPRDMGVPEVEGFLRWLASERAVAPSTHAQALSAVLFLYREVLGIDLPWMNEIGRPKQRERVPVVLSRAEVSRLLAALDGAEHDLAQLLYGTGMRLMEALRLRVKDVDFDRNEITVREGKGGKDRRVMLPVVLAPTLARRLELARGVWKQDRLAQVPGVSMPDALARKYPRAAESWPWFWVWPSDRLSTDPVSGIVRRHHLYEQRLQRAVRRAVQVSQINKPVTVHTLRHSFATHLLERGYDIRTVQELLGHSDVSTTMIYTHVLNRGGHGVVSPLDSL from the coding sequence ATGAACAGTATATATACAGCCCCCAAACACGCCGCGATCCCCTCGTTCGACCAGCCAAGGCCTGTGAAGCTGCTCGACCAGGTGCGGGAGCGCATCCGGTACAAGCATTACAGCATACGAACCGAGCAGGCGTATGTCTATTGGATCAGGCTATTTGTTCGGCACAATGGGCTGCGTCACCCGCGCGACATGGGCGTGCCGGAGGTCGAAGGCTTTCTGAGATGGCTTGCCAGCGAGCGCGCGGTGGCGCCCTCGACGCACGCTCAGGCGCTATCTGCGGTGCTGTTCCTGTACCGGGAGGTTCTCGGGATCGATTTGCCGTGGATGAACGAGATTGGCCGGCCGAAGCAGCGTGAACGCGTTCCGGTCGTGCTGTCCCGCGCCGAAGTGTCGCGCCTGCTCGCCGCCCTGGACGGGGCTGAGCATGACCTGGCGCAACTCCTTTACGGAACGGGCATGCGTCTCATGGAAGCGTTGCGGTTGCGCGTGAAGGATGTCGACTTCGATCGGAACGAGATTACCGTGCGCGAAGGCAAGGGCGGGAAAGACAGGCGTGTGATGCTGCCGGTGGTGCTGGCGCCCACCTTGGCGCGGAGGCTGGAACTTGCGCGCGGGGTGTGGAAGCAGGATCGCCTGGCACAGGTCCCGGGCGTGTCGATGCCGGATGCGCTGGCGCGGAAATATCCGCGGGCGGCCGAATCCTGGCCGTGGTTCTGGGTGTGGCCATCGGACAGGCTCTCCACGGACCCGGTGTCCGGAATCGTGCGCCGCCATCATTTATATGAACAGCGTCTGCAACGCGCGGTGCGGCGGGCGGTTCAAGTGTCGCAGATCAACAAGCCTGTGACCGTACACACGCTACGCCATTCATTCGCGACGCATTTGCTCGAACGCGGCTACGACATCCGTACGGTTCAAGAACTACTGGGACATTCGGACGTTTCCACGACCATGATCTACACGCACGTCCTCAACCGAGGCGGGCATGGCGTCGTCAGCCCGCTCGACAGCCTGTAG
- the gcl gene encoding glyoxylate carboligase: MARMRAVDAAAAVMRKEGITTLFGIPGAAINPLYSAIRKDGSFKHYLARHVEGASHMAEGYTRTKAGNIGVCIGTSGPAGTDMITGLYSASADSIPILCITGQAPRARLYKEDFQAVDIESIAKPVTKWAVTVREPALVPRVFQQAFHLMRSGRPGPVLIDLPFDVQMAEIEFDIDTYEPLPVYKPAATRAQAEKAIAMMNAAERPLIVSGGGVINADAAAKLQQFAEIMGVPVIPTLMGWGSIPDDHPLMVGMVGLQTAHRYGNATMLASDFVMGIGNRWANRHTGSVEVYTEGRKFVHIDIEPTQIGRVFGPDYGIVSDAGAALDRLIEVAREMKAAGRLPDRRQWVEECQGRKRTMLRKTHFEEVPMKPQRVYEEMNKSFGKDTCYVTTIGLSQIAAAQFLHVYKERHWINCGQAGPLGWTVPAALGVCAADPKRKVVAISGDYDFQFMIEELAVGAQFKLPYIHVVVNNAYLGLIRQSQRGFDMDYCVQLAFENINAPETEGYGVDHIGVVEGLGCKAIRVRKPEDIQPAFAQAKAWMEEFRVPVVVEIILERVTNIAMGTEINAINEFEALAESRDDAPTAIALLD, encoded by the coding sequence ATGGCCCGCATGAGAGCAGTCGACGCCGCCGCAGCAGTGATGCGCAAGGAAGGCATCACGACGCTGTTCGGCATTCCCGGCGCAGCAATCAACCCGCTGTACTCCGCGATCCGCAAGGACGGCAGCTTCAAGCACTATCTCGCCCGCCACGTCGAGGGCGCCTCCCACATGGCCGAAGGCTACACCCGCACCAAGGCCGGCAACATCGGCGTGTGCATCGGCACCTCGGGCCCGGCGGGCACGGACATGATCACCGGCCTGTACTCCGCATCGGCCGATTCGATCCCCATCCTCTGCATCACCGGCCAGGCGCCGCGCGCCCGGCTCTACAAGGAGGACTTCCAGGCCGTCGATATCGAGTCGATCGCGAAGCCGGTGACCAAGTGGGCCGTGACCGTGCGCGAGCCGGCCCTGGTGCCGCGCGTCTTCCAGCAGGCCTTCCATCTGATGCGCTCCGGCCGCCCCGGCCCGGTGCTGATCGACCTGCCCTTCGACGTGCAGATGGCCGAGATCGAGTTCGACATCGACACCTACGAGCCGCTGCCGGTCTATAAGCCCGCCGCGACCCGTGCGCAGGCCGAGAAGGCGATCGCGATGATGAACGCCGCCGAACGCCCGCTGATCGTCTCGGGCGGCGGCGTGATCAACGCCGATGCCGCCGCGAAGTTGCAGCAGTTCGCCGAAATCATGGGCGTGCCGGTGATCCCGACGCTGATGGGCTGGGGCAGCATCCCCGACGACCATCCGCTGATGGTCGGCATGGTGGGCCTGCAGACGGCGCACCGCTACGGCAACGCGACGATGCTCGCCTCCGACTTCGTGATGGGCATCGGCAATCGCTGGGCGAACCGCCACACGGGCTCGGTCGAGGTCTATACGGAGGGGCGCAAGTTCGTGCATATCGACATCGAGCCGACGCAGATCGGCCGCGTGTTCGGGCCGGACTACGGCATCGTGTCGGACGCCGGCGCCGCACTCGACCGCCTGATCGAAGTGGCCCGCGAGATGAAGGCCGCGGGCCGCCTGCCGGACCGCCGCCAGTGGGTCGAGGAATGCCAGGGCCGCAAGCGCACGATGCTGCGCAAGACGCACTTCGAGGAAGTGCCGATGAAGCCGCAGCGCGTCTACGAAGAGATGAACAAGAGCTTCGGGAAGGACACCTGCTACGTCACCACGATCGGCCTGTCGCAGATCGCCGCCGCGCAGTTCCTGCATGTGTACAAGGAACGCCACTGGATCAACTGCGGCCAGGCCGGCCCGCTCGGCTGGACCGTGCCGGCAGCGCTTGGCGTGTGCGCAGCGGACCCGAAGCGCAAGGTCGTCGCGATCTCGGGCGACTACGACTTCCAGTTCATGATCGAGGAGCTGGCCGTGGGCGCGCAGTTCAAGCTGCCCTACATCCACGTCGTCGTGAATAACGCCTACCTCGGCCTGATCCGCCAGTCGCAGCGCGGCTTCGACATGGACTATTGCGTGCAGCTCGCGTTCGAGAACATCAACGCGCCGGAGACTGAAGGCTATGGCGTCGATCACATCGGTGTGGTCGAAGGCCTCGGCTGCAAGGCGATCCGTGTGCGCAAGCCCGAGGACATCCAGCCCGCGTTCGCCCAGGCCAAGGCGTGGATGGAGGAGTTCCGCGTGCCGGTGGTGGTCGAGATCATCCTCGAACGCGTCACCAACATCGCGATGGGCACCGAGATCAACGCGATCAATGAATTCGAGGCGCTTGCCGAAAGCCGCGACGACGCGCCGACCGCCATCGCCTTGCTCGACTGA
- a CDS encoding IS110 family transposase translates to MHATTVAVDLAKSVFQIAVADDNWKVVEQHRLTRSQFERWFGNREVALVIMEACGSAHHWGRRLRERGIEVKLLPAAYIRAYVKRNKTDRADACALLEAARCADIVPVRVKSVEQQALQGLHRIRSLWMTTRTSRINALRGFCREFGEEIPQGARTGVEAISRVLADPHSPVPSLIRETMRLLVEEIRLLEQRIAQLERELTEVARHSPACTHLMSVPGIGLLTATAMVAATGGNVTHFKDARHFASWFGITPKEYSSGNNRKLGRISKRGDRYLRMLLTHGARAVLRAAALARSAGRNLDGLRLWATEIQARANHNKAACALANKLARICFAVLRDHAPYGNPQPCPMKKLERTAFAIAA, encoded by the coding sequence ATGCATGCTACTACCGTTGCCGTTGATCTAGCCAAGAGTGTATTCCAGATTGCCGTTGCCGATGACAACTGGAAGGTCGTCGAGCAGCATCGCCTGACCCGGTCGCAATTCGAACGCTGGTTCGGCAACCGCGAGGTCGCGCTCGTGATCATGGAAGCGTGCGGTTCGGCCCACCACTGGGGCCGCAGGCTCCGCGAGCGGGGCATCGAGGTCAAGCTGTTGCCCGCCGCCTATATCCGGGCCTATGTGAAACGCAACAAGACGGACCGGGCCGATGCCTGCGCACTGCTCGAAGCCGCACGCTGCGCCGATATCGTGCCGGTGCGCGTGAAGTCGGTCGAGCAGCAAGCCCTGCAGGGCCTGCACCGCATCCGCTCGCTGTGGATGACCACTCGCACCTCGCGCATCAATGCGCTGCGCGGCTTCTGCCGCGAATTCGGCGAGGAGATTCCGCAAGGCGCCCGCACCGGGGTGGAGGCGATCAGCCGCGTGCTGGCCGATCCGCATTCGCCGGTGCCGTCGCTGATTCGCGAAACCATGCGCCTGCTCGTCGAGGAGATCCGCCTGCTTGAACAGCGCATCGCACAACTCGAACGGGAACTCACCGAAGTCGCGCGGCACAGCCCCGCGTGCACACACTTGATGTCGGTGCCCGGCATCGGACTGCTCACCGCCACGGCGATGGTGGCCGCCACCGGCGGGAACGTTACGCACTTCAAGGATGCCCGGCATTTCGCGAGCTGGTTCGGCATCACGCCCAAGGAATACTCGTCCGGCAACAACCGAAAGCTCGGTCGCATCTCCAAGCGCGGGGACCGCTACCTGCGCATGCTGCTCACGCATGGCGCCAGGGCCGTCCTGCGCGCTGCGGCCTTGGCGCGCAGCGCCGGTCGCAACCTGGATGGCCTACGCCTCTGGGCAACCGAGATTCAAGCGCGCGCCAACCACAACAAGGCCGCCTGTGCGCTCGCCAACAAGCTCGCCCGCATCTGCTTCGCCGTGCTGCGCGATCACGCCCCGTATGGCAATCCGCAGCCATGTCCAATGAAGAAACTCGAACGCACCGCTTTTGCTATCGCCGCCTGA
- the hyi gene encoding hydroxypyruvate isomerase: MPKFAANLTMLFNEVAFLDRFEAAADAGFKGVEYLFPYAFKKEELAEKLERYGLTQVLHNLPAGNWEAGERGIACDPSRVGEFQDGVGRAIEYAQALGCKQVNCLAGKTPAGIEAGRVRETFIENLRFAAGKLKEADIRLLMEPINTYDIPGFYLNRTAQAAEILEAVGSDNLFIQYDIYHAQRMEGELANTIARYLPQIAHIQLADNPGRNEPGTGEINYRFLFDFIDRSSYQGWIGCEYKPAATTREGLGWIDALTR; encoded by the coding sequence ATGCCGAAGTTTGCTGCCAACCTGACGATGCTCTTCAACGAGGTCGCCTTCCTCGACCGCTTCGAGGCGGCCGCCGATGCCGGCTTCAAGGGCGTCGAATACCTCTTCCCCTACGCGTTCAAGAAGGAAGAACTCGCCGAGAAGCTGGAACGCTACGGCCTCACCCAGGTGCTGCACAACCTGCCGGCCGGCAACTGGGAAGCCGGTGAGCGCGGCATCGCCTGCGATCCGTCGCGCGTCGGCGAATTCCAAGACGGCGTCGGCCGCGCGATCGAGTATGCGCAGGCGCTCGGCTGCAAGCAGGTGAACTGCCTCGCCGGCAAGACGCCGGCCGGCATCGAGGCGGGGCGCGTCCGCGAGACCTTCATCGAGAACCTGCGCTTCGCCGCCGGCAAGCTGAAGGAAGCGGACATCCGCCTGCTGATGGAGCCGATCAACACCTACGACATCCCCGGTTTCTACCTGAACCGTACGGCGCAGGCGGCGGAGATCCTCGAAGCGGTCGGCTCGGACAACCTCTTTATCCAGTACGACATCTACCACGCGCAGCGCATGGAAGGCGAGCTCGCGAACACGATCGCGCGCTACCTGCCGCAGATCGCGCACATCCAGCTTGCGGACAACCCGGGCCGCAACGAGCCGGGCACGGGCGAGATCAACTACCGCTTCCTGTTCGACTTCATCGACCGCAGCAGCTACCAGGGCTGGATCGGCTGCGAGTACAAGCCGGCCGCCACTACCCGCGAAGGACTGGGCTGGATCGATGCGCTGACACGCTAA
- a CDS encoding response regulator transcription factor: MLQIAIVDDHEIVRTGFREILSEELDMQIAFEAASGEDALERLRETPCDVVLLDIALPGQSGVDVLRTIRQHYDALGVLVLSGFPEERYAIAMLRNGADGYLCKDCDHEELVRAIRTVASGRRYVSARTAELLAAEVTGDGAGLPHEQLSERELQVFLRLAKGESVSDIAESLALSVKTVSTYRSRVLEKLDVASNAELAAYAIHHGLIVA, from the coding sequence ATGCTGCAGATCGCGATCGTCGACGACCACGAGATTGTCCGCACCGGCTTCCGCGAGATCCTCTCGGAGGAGCTCGACATGCAGATCGCGTTCGAGGCGGCTTCGGGCGAGGATGCGCTGGAACGGCTGCGCGAGACGCCCTGCGACGTGGTGCTACTCGACATCGCCCTGCCCGGCCAGAGTGGCGTGGACGTGCTGCGGACGATCCGCCAGCACTACGACGCATTGGGGGTGCTGGTGCTGTCGGGCTTTCCCGAGGAGCGCTATGCGATTGCGATGCTGCGCAACGGGGCCGACGGGTATCTGTGCAAGGATTGCGACCACGAGGAGTTGGTGCGTGCGATCCGCACGGTCGCGTCCGGGCGACGCTATGTCTCGGCGCGGACGGCGGAGCTCCTCGCGGCCGAGGTGACGGGCGATGGCGCGGGGCTGCCGCACGAGCAGTTGTCAGAGCGGGAGCTGCAGGTCTTCCTGCGGCTCGCGAAGGGGGAATCCGTGTCCGATATCGCGGAATCGCTCGCGCTCAGCGTGAAGACCGTCAGCACCTACCGCTCGCGCGTCCTGGAAAAGCTCGACGTCGCGAGCAATGCGGAACTCGCGGCGTACGCGATCCATCACGGGCTCATCGTCGCGTAA
- the leuA gene encoding 2-isopropylmalate synthase has protein sequence MLTDPSRKYRPFPPVNLPDRQWPSRVIDKHPIWMSTDLRDGNQSIFEPMDAAKKMQLFHTLCDIGFKEIEVAFPSASQIEFGFVRELIEGNHIPEDVTIEVLTQAREELIRRTMESIRGAKRAIVHVYNATSEPFRDMVFGMTKPQIVELAVKTVKLIKQLAAEQPETKITLQYSPETFTATELDFALEVCNAVTEAWGATPDNKVILNLPATVEVATPNIHADQIEWMHRNVARRDSVLISVHPHNDRGTAVAAAELALMAGADRVEGCLFGNGERTGNVDIVTLALNLYTQGVNPGLDFSDINAVARTVEHCTQLPISPRHPYVGDLVFTAFSGSHQDAIKKGFAAHKADQPWNVPYLPIDPADVGRSYDSVIRVNSQSGKGGIAYLLETEYGIVLPRRLQVEFATVVQKHADTHKGEVVAADIWRLFSDTYLANDKSVRYVEHHLFEHGEAQGIRLTLEVNGQAQTLVAEGNGPIDAAVRALHSLGIELQVRSYEERSFGSSAQCGDARAYALIEVAKPGAGGDCYGVGIDENIVTASIKAMVSALNRAGGAALATETPHAA, from the coding sequence ATGTTGACCGACCCGTCCCGCAAGTACCGCCCGTTCCCGCCGGTGAATCTCCCGGACCGCCAGTGGCCGAGCCGCGTCATCGACAAGCATCCGATCTGGATGAGCACGGACCTGCGCGACGGCAACCAGTCGATCTTCGAGCCGATGGATGCCGCGAAGAAGATGCAGCTCTTCCACACGCTCTGCGACATCGGCTTCAAGGAGATCGAAGTCGCCTTCCCATCCGCGTCGCAGATCGAATTCGGCTTCGTGCGCGAACTCATCGAGGGCAATCACATCCCCGAAGACGTCACGATCGAAGTCTTGACCCAGGCGCGCGAAGAGCTCATCCGCCGCACGATGGAATCGATCCGCGGCGCCAAGCGCGCGATCGTGCACGTCTATAACGCCACCTCCGAGCCCTTCCGCGACATGGTCTTCGGCATGACCAAGCCGCAGATCGTCGAATTGGCCGTCAAGACCGTGAAGCTCATCAAGCAGCTCGCCGCCGAGCAGCCCGAAACGAAGATCACGCTCCAGTACAGTCCCGAGACCTTCACCGCGACCGAGCTCGACTTCGCGCTCGAAGTCTGCAACGCAGTCACCGAAGCCTGGGGCGCGACCCCCGACAACAAGGTCATCCTCAACCTCCCCGCGACGGTCGAAGTCGCGACGCCCAACATCCATGCCGACCAGATCGAATGGATGCACCGCAACGTCGCCCGCCGCGACAGCGTCCTCATCAGCGTCCATCCGCACAACGACCGCGGCACGGCGGTGGCCGCCGCCGAGCTTGCGCTCATGGCCGGTGCAGACCGCGTCGAAGGCTGCCTCTTCGGCAACGGCGAGCGCACCGGCAACGTCGACATCGTGACGCTCGCGCTCAACCTCTACACGCAAGGCGTGAATCCGGGACTCGACTTCTCGGACATCAACGCCGTCGCCAGAACCGTGGAGCACTGTACCCAGCTCCCGATCTCCCCGCGCCACCCATACGTCGGGGACCTCGTCTTCACGGCCTTCTCCGGCTCCCACCAGGACGCCATCAAGAAGGGCTTTGCCGCTCACAAGGCGGATCAGCCGTGGAACGTGCCTTACCTCCCAATCGACCCGGCGGACGTCGGCCGCAGCTACGACTCGGTGATCCGGGTCAACAGCCAGTCCGGGAAGGGCGGGATCGCTTACCTGCTCGAGACCGAATACGGCATCGTCCTGCCGCGGCGCTTGCAGGTTGAATTCGCGACCGTCGTGCAGAAGCACGCCGACACCCACAAGGGCGAAGTCGTGGCCGCCGACATCTGGCGCCTCTTCTCCGACACCTACCTCGCCAACGACAAGTCGGTGCGCTACGTCGAGCATCACCTCTTCGAGCACGGCGAAGCGCAAGGCATCCGCCTCACCCTCGAAGTGAACGGCCAGGCGCAGACGCTCGTCGCCGAAGGCAACGGCCCGATCGATGCCGCAGTCCGCGCACTGCATAGCCTCGGCATCGAGTTGCAGGTCAGGAGCTACGAAGAGCGTTCCTTCGGCAGCAGCGCCCAATGTGGCGACGCCCGCGCCTACGCGCTGATCGAAGTGGCCAAGCCGGGTGCCGGCGGCGACTGCTACGGCGTCGGCATCGACGAGAACATCGTCACCGCGTCGATCAAGGCGATGGTCAGCGCGCTGAACCGCGCCGGCGGTGCCGCACTCGCGACCGAGACGCCGCACGCAGCCTGA
- a CDS encoding Lrp/AsnC family transcriptional regulator, with the protein MEVDRYDREILRVLQQDGRISNQDLADRIGLSPSPCLRRVRALEEAGFISGYRAQVDAKALGLSLMALIQISMDQHTPERFKDFEAAVRDIPDVVECLLITGQSADYLLKVVVKDMDAYQELLLNRITRISGVTGVHSSFVLRRVVDKGVLPVGDA; encoded by the coding sequence ATGGAAGTCGATCGTTACGACCGCGAGATCCTGCGCGTCCTCCAGCAGGACGGACGCATCAGTAACCAGGACCTCGCCGACCGCATCGGCCTGTCGCCCTCCCCCTGCCTGCGTCGCGTGCGGGCGCTGGAGGAAGCGGGCTTCATCTCGGGCTACCGCGCGCAGGTCGACGCGAAGGCGCTCGGCCTGTCGCTGATGGCGCTGATCCAGATTTCGATGGACCAGCACACGCCGGAGCGCTTCAAGGACTTCGAGGCGGCGGTGCGGGACATCCCGGATGTCGTTGAATGTCTGCTGATCACGGGGCAATCCGCGGACTACCTGCTGAAAGTGGTCGTCAAGGACATGGACGCTTACCAGGAATTGCTGCTGAACCGCATCACCCGCATCTCGGGCGTGACGGGCGTGCATTCGAGCTTCGTGCTGCGGCGGGTCGTGGATAAGGGGGTGCTGCCGGTCGGAGATGCATAG